The window AACCATTTGACTACGGGCAAGGCGGTGGAGTTTCTGGCCAATCACCGTCAGGTTCTGGTCCTTCAGGTTTTTCAGACTCATTCTCGGGTGAAGGTTTAAAAGGCATGAAATCTATCGAAAAGTTTGATTCAATGCTTGCAAAAGCAAATCTTACACCAGAAATGTTTCAAAAACTCGGAGAAGGAATACATAAAGTCGGAGATATTGCCAACAAGTTTCATAACATCGAAGAAACTCTTGCTGCAACGGACGAGTTCGGTTCAAACATATCCGGAGCCTCCAAAGCTGTGGAAAACCTTTCCGTAGTTTTTAACAACAGCACAGATGTACTAAAAGATTCTGTAGGAACACTGTCTGAGTCATATATCCGTTCATCAGAAATGATCACTAACACAGGCGAGACTGTATCCGGAGCAGTTCAAGACGGCATAAAAACAATGGTTGGCGCTCTGAACAACGCAGGAAGCAAACTCATTGAAAGCATGAATAACTCAGAAACAGAAATGCGCCAAGTTTATCAAACTATGATCAATGAGTTAAACAGAACTGCAGAAAACGTTAGAGAATCCTCTAAAGGATATATGGATAACGTTGAACTACAGAACAAAAATTTATCTCAAATCAATTCATTATACGAATTACACATTCAAAATATCACTCAATATACTAACCTTGTTCAAGATTTATCGGGTAAAGGAAGTCAGATGGTAGAAGGCTTCAATGAAGGTTTACAACATACATT is drawn from Bacteroidales bacterium and contains these coding sequences:
- the gldL gene encoding gliding motility protein GldL, whose translation is MKFVYGWGAAVVIAGALFKIMHWPGSGIMLVTGMGAEVLVFFLSAFEPLHEEVDWTLVYPELAGMTDSFEPIDRADRDKRYQDNRLLDIGYTPPARHEPFDYGQGGGVSGQSPSGSGPSGFSDSFSGEGLKGMKSIEKFDSMLAKANLTPEMFQKLGEGIHKVGDIANKFHNIEETLAATDEFGSNISGASKAVENLSVVFNNSTDVLKDSVGTLSESYIRSSEMITNTGETVSGAVQDGIKTMVGALNNAGSKLIESMNNSETEMRQVYQTMINELNRTAENVRESSKGYMDNVELQNKNLSQINSLYELHIQNITQYTNLVQDLSGKGSQMVEGFNEGLQHTLAYRDELAKLNNQLVRLNEVYGSMLSTVTINE